A stretch of Lathyrus oleraceus cultivar Zhongwan6 chromosome 6, CAAS_Psat_ZW6_1.0, whole genome shotgun sequence DNA encodes these proteins:
- the LOC127091698 gene encoding stearoyl-[acyl-carrier-protein] 9-desaturase 6, chloroplastic, whose translation MHIQTCPSVKTLPLTWNTPKTINNRTHRHLLPPPKSTVSAAPPSLKLSKTHSLPPEKLEIFKSLETWASESVLPLLKPVEQCWQPQSFLPDPSLPFDEFTEKVKDLRDRTKELPDEYFVVLVGDMVTEDALPTYQSMINGLDGVGDETGASPSPWAVWTRAWTAEENRHGDLLRTYLYLSGRVDMEKIEKTVQYLIGAGMDPGTENNPYLGFVYTSFQERATFVSHGNTARLAKEGGDPVLARICGTIAADEKRHENAYSKIVEKLLEVDPSGAMVAIGDMMEKKITMPAHLMYDGQDPKLFEHFAAVAQRTGVYTANDYADILEFLVERWRLEKLEGLTSEGKKAQDYVCGLAPRIRRLQERADARARKMKPHGVKFSWVFNNEVVL comes from the exons ATGCATATTCAAACTTGTCCCTCCGTTAAAACACTTCCACTAACATGGAACACTCCAAAAACCATCAACAACCGAACACATCGCCACCTACTTCCACCACCGAAATCCACCGTCTCCGCCGCGCCACCATCACTAAAACTCTCCAAAACCCACTCATTGCCACCGGAAAAACTCGAAATTTTCAAGTCACTAGAAACCTGGGCTTCTGAGTCTGTATTGCCCCTGCTAAAGCCCGTGGAACAATGCTGGCAGCCACAGAGTTTTCTCCCTGATCCTTCTTTACCGTTCGATGAATTCACAGAGAAAGTGAAAGATCTTCGGGATCGAACCAAAGAGCTTCCGGATGAGTATTTTGTTGTGTTGGTGGGTGATATGGTGACGGAAGACGCGCTTCCGACTTATCAGAGTATGATTAATGGGCTTGATGGGGTTGGTGATGAGACTGGTGCGAGTCCAAGCCCGTGGGCCGTGTGGACACGGGCTTGGACTGCGGAAGAGAATAGGCATGGAGATTTGCTTAGGACTTACTTGTATCTTTCTGGGAGGGTTGATATGGAGAAGATTGAGAAAACTGTTCAGTATCTTATTGGAGCTGGCATG GACCCAGGAACAGAAAACAATCCATATTTGGGATTCGTATACACATCATTCCAAGAGCGAGCCACATTTGTATCACACGGAAACACAGCTCGCTTAGCAAAAGAAGGAGGCGATCCAGTGCTTGCGCGCATATGCGGTACAATCGCAGCAGACGAGAAGCGTCACGAGAACGCGTACTCAAAAATCGTCGAGAAGCTTCTCGAAGTTGACCCCTCAGGAGCAATGGTAGCCATTGGTGACATGATGGAGAAAAAAATCACAATGCCTGCACACCTTATGTACGATGGACAAGACCCTAAGCTATTCGAGCATTTCGCAGCCGTGGCACAACGCACGGGTGTCTACACGGCTAATGATTATGCTGATATCTTGGAGTTTTTAGTCGAACGGTGGAGATTGGAGAAGCTGGAAGGATTAACGAGCGAGGGTAAAAAGGCGCAAGATTATGTTTGTGGGTTAGCGCCGAGGATTAGGAGGCTGCAAGAGCGCGCTGATGCGCGGGCACGGAAGATGAAGCCACATGGTGTCAAATTTAGTTGGGTTTTCAATAATGAGGTAGTTTTGTGA